In Topomyia yanbarensis strain Yona2022 chromosome 2, ASM3024719v1, whole genome shotgun sequence, one DNA window encodes the following:
- the LOC131679840 gene encoding uncharacterized protein LOC131679840, whose amino-acid sequence MLMEALLGGLLMYLVISFFLARKEMKHMAAYFAGPKPNPVLGNVLEFYNKDIPGIFETIVEIHKRYGPDIILWTLGNISMIDVCSAKNVEKVMMAKQTQKSLLYSFVEPWLGQGLLISSGEKWFQRRKIITPTFHFKVLEQFVAVFNKETNIMVENLKKHAGGKEFDIYNYVTLMALDSICETSMGTSVNAQNDPTHKYVQNVKRMSVLVLLRVVSVLAGFPTLYTLFHPNAYEQRRIIKQLHAFTDSVIKSRRKQLSQDKLKQVDFDMNEENLYSKRKMTFLDLLLNINVEGDPLSDLDIREEVDTFMFEGHDTTTSGISFTIYLLALNQHIQDRMYDEIVSLLGSNPESTELSYQVLQEFRYVETVIKEAMRLFPPVPFIGRKLVEDLEMNGTTVKAGQDFLIPIYMIHRNPEVYPDPERFDPDRFSDSAESKRGPYDYIPFSAGSRNCIGQRYAMLEMKTTLIKLIFNYKILPGPSLRQMRVKTDLVLRPDKGLPVMLVARRQIKMMNALVCPSLKFTATYNPADIGKASRNERKLLITEPNTFSFTANLPQLVAVHRTFYLGTMLVETVVIGLLVYLVVSFLATRKQLKKMAKHFAGPKPHPLWGNVGEFFNKDIPGLFETLVSFHERFGQDIIAWNILNLTMINVTSAKNVEKVIMAKQTQKSFIYDFVKPWLGDGLLISSGEKWFQRRKIITPTFHFKILEHFVVVFNKETDIMVENLKKHLDGKEFDMYDYITLMALDSICETSMGTAVHAQSDPANKYVQCVKRMSVLILLQTVSVLSGFPLLYSLFHPNGWEQRQIVKELHRFTDSIIKSRRKQLENEQITQVDPSIDKEDSYSKQKMTFLDLLLNVKVEGKPLSDLDIREEVDTFMFEGHDTTTSGITFTIYQLALNQHIQDRVYDEIESILGKNPTNTELTFQDLQEFRYLESVIKESMRLFPPVPLIGRKLVEDLEMNGTTIKAGQDFLIPIYVIHRNPLVFPDPERFDPDRFSDAAESKRGPYDYIPFSAGSRNCIGQRYALLEMKTTLIKLISNYRIFPGESLGKLRVKTDLVLRPDKGIPVKIIARK is encoded by the exons atgttgaTGGAAGCTCTCCTCGGGGGGTTGCTGATGTACCTGGTGATTAGTTTCTTTCTCGCTCGGAAAGAAATGAAGCACATGGCGGCCTATTTTGCGGGACCGAAACCCAACCCTGTGCTCGGGAATGTGCTGGAATTCTACAATAAGGATATACCAG GTATTTTCGAGACCATCGTTGAAATTCATAAGCGTTACGGGCCAGATATCATCCTGTGGACTTTGGGTAATATTAGCATGATCGATGTTTGCAGCGCGAAAAATGTCGAAAAGGTTATGATGGCCAAGCAGACGCAAAAATCTTTACTGTACTCGTTTGTTGAACCATGGCTTGGCCAAGGATTACTGATTTCCAGTGGTGAAAAGTGGTTCCAGCGGAGGAAAATTATCACTCCGACGTTTCATTTCAAGGTATTGGAGCAGTTCGTAGCGGTTTTCAACAAGGAGACAAATATTATGGTCGAAAACCTGAAAAAGCATGCCGGTGGAAAGGAGTTTGATATATATAACTATGTCACGCTGATGGCTTTGGACAGTATATGTG AAACCTCGATGGGTACCTCCGTTAACGCGCAAAATGATCCAACCCACAAATATGTCCAAAACGTTAAAAG AATGTCCGTTTTAGTTCTTCTACGAGTAGTTAGTGTCCTAGCCGGATTCCCTACGTTATACACACTGTTTCACCCTAATGCTTATGAGCAGCGCAGAATCATCAAACAACTTCATGCATTTACCGACTCAGTCATTAAATCTCGAAGGAAACAGTTAAGCCAGGACAAACTTAAACAAGTTGACTTCGATATGAATGAGGAAAATTTATACTCGAAGAGGAAAATGACTTTTCTTGATTTGTTACTAAACATCAATGTTGAGGGTGATCCTCTGTCGGACCTTGACATCCGGGAGGAAGTCGATACTTTCATGTTTGAA GGTCATGATACGACCACGAGTGGGATTTCGTTCACCATCTACTTGTTGGCTTTGAACCAGCACATTCAGGACCGCATGTACGATGAGATTGTGTCTTTGCTGGGAAGCAATCCAGAAAGCACAGAACTCAGCTATCAAGTTCTGCAGGAGTTTCGCTATGTCGAGACTGTGATAAAAGAGGCAATGAGGTTGTTTCCGCCAGTTCCATTCATCGGCAGAAAATTGGTGGAAGATTTAGAAATGA ACGGGACCACAGTTAAAGCTGGACAGGATTTCCTCATCCCAATATACATGATCCACCGGAATCCAGAGGTGTACCCTGATCCAGAACGATTCGATCCGGATCGGTTCTCCGATAGCGCAGAATCTAAACGGGGCCCATATGATTACATCCCATTCAGTGCAGGATCTCGCAACTGTATTGGTCAACGGTACGCAATGCTAGAGATGAAAACGACCCTGATCAAGCTGATTTTCAACTATAAAATTCTGCCTGGCCCATCCCTGCGACAGATGCGTGTGAAAACTGATCTCGTACTGCGACCAGATAAGGGTCTGCCAGTGATGCTTGTAGCGAGAAGAC AGATAAAAATGATGAATGCATTGGTTTGTCCATCACTGAAGTTTACCGCAACTTATAATCCGGCTGATATAGGCAAAGCCAGTCGTAACGAGAGAAAACTTCTG ATAACAGAACCAAATACTTTTTCGTTCACCGCAAATCTCCCCCAGTTAGTCGCAGTGCATCGAACGTTCTATTTGGGGACCATGTTAGTCGAAACTGTTGTGATTGGGTTGTTGGTTTATCTGGTAGTTAGTTTTTTAGCCACCAGAAAGCAACTAAAAAagatggcgaagcattttgCAGGACCTAAACCACATCCCCTGTGGGGAAATGTTGGAGAATTCTTTAATAAAGATATTCCAG GACTTTTCGAAACCTTGGTAAGTTTCCACGAACGTTTTGGTCAGGATATTATCGCGTGgaatattttgaatttaaccatgatcaatgtgactagCGCGAAGAATGTGGAGAAAGTAATAATGGCGAAACAGACCCAGAAGTCTTTTATATATGACTTTGTAAAACCATGGCTTGGTGATGGATTGCTGATTTCCAGCGGGGAAAAATGGTTCCAACGAAGAAAAATAATAACGCCgacgtttcattttaaaattctagagcACTTCGTAGTTGTATTTAATAAGGAGACAGATATTATggttgaaaatttaaagaaacatCTAGATGGGAAAGAATTTGACATGTACGATTACATTACGCTGATGGCTTTGGACAGCATTTGCG AAACATCGATGGGAACTGCTGTACATGCCCAAAGTGATCCTGCAAACAAATATGTCCAATGTGTCAAAAG AATGTCTGTTCTAATACTGCTACAAACCGTTAGCGTCTTATCTGGCTTCCCACTCCTGTATTCTCTATTTCATCCCAATGGTTGGGAGCAACGACAAATCGTTAAAGAACTTCATCGATTCACGGATTCCATCATCAAATCTCGGAGGAAGCAACTGGAAAATGAACAAATAACGCAGGTTGATCCCAGCATTGACAAGGAAGATTCCTACTCTAAGCAAAAGATGACCTTCCTGGATTTGCTTCTGAATGTTAAGGTGGAAGGAAAACCACTTTCCGATTTGGATATTCGAGAGGAAGTCGATACCTTCATGTTTGag GGACACGACACCACCACAAGCGGAATCACATTTACAATTTATCAGTTAGCCTTGAATCAGCACATTCAGGATCGTGTATATGATGAAATTGAATCCATCCTTGGGAAAAATCCAACTAACACTGAACTCACCTTTCAAGATCTTCAGGAATTCCGCTACTTAGAATCCGTGATTAAAGAATCAATGCGATTATTTCCTCCTGTTCCTCTGATCGGGAGGAAATTGGTGGAAGATTTGGAAATGA ATGGAACAACCATAAAAGCTGGCCAGGATTTCCTTATCCCAATCTACGTAATTCACCGAAACCCCTTGGTATTCCCTGATCCAGAGCGTTTCGATCCAGATCGGTTCTCCGATGCAGCGGAATCCAAACGAGGGCCCTATGATTACATTCCGTTCAGTGCGGGATCGCGGAACTGCATTGGCCAACGGTACGCACTGCTGGAGATGAAAACTACTCTGATCAAATTGATTTCGAACTACCGAATCTTTCCCGGAGAGTCTCTGGGAAAGTTGAGGGTGAAAACGGATTTGGTGCTTCGACCAGATAAAGGAATTCCAGTGAAAATTATagcaagaaaataa